One window of the Nothobranchius furzeri strain GRZ-AD chromosome 3, NfurGRZ-RIMD1, whole genome shotgun sequence genome contains the following:
- the LOC139068903 gene encoding uncharacterized protein, whose amino-acid sequence MVHVGEVSLYYLDPGEHTSKVEFSPFYDNISFALSPATVDHVTFDGPTMVRVGVVNRVLRELSADSGLRFQPVSYSWSYADSVVIFTACLILCLSWGLSFFLFCHFSARLTFPGDSVRNVGGRLARAIAPVLEAPAAQVPPPELASPAPPPAPPAPSARTLKAIGSGNFWSGRSANLPTNYLPSSIGLHKPRKPSLDQNYTREDTSPSVPGVDWVLLKVTKRKWTEPRWTGPYRVTERTSHAVRLDGKGDTWYH is encoded by the exons ATGGTCCATgtaggtgaggtctctctatattacttggatcctggtgagcatacGTCTAAagtggagttttctcctttttatgataacatctcctttgctctttctccagctacAGTGGATCATGTTACATTCGATGGTCCAACCATGGTTCGGGTTGGTGTGGTGAACAGGGTGCTGCGTGAGTTGTCGGCAGATTCCGGTCTCAGgtttcaaccagtgtcttactcctggtcctacGCTGATTCTGTTGTGATATTCACTGCATGCCTAATCCTCTGCCTGTCCTGGGGTTTGTCATTTTTCCTGTTCTGTCACTTCTCCGCACGGTTGACCTTTCCAGGGGACTCGGTCCGCAATGTCGGGGGGCGCCTAGCTCGGGCCATCGCGCCGGTTCTTGAAGCACCGGCTGCCCAGGTGCCTCCGCCTGAGCTGGCCagtcctgctcctccacctgcacCTCCTGCGCCTTCAGCTAGAACGTTGAAG gcgatcggttcggggaacttctggtccggccggagtgcgaatcttcctaccaactatctgccaagctcaattggactgcacaagccgagaaagccttcattggaccaaaactatacacgcgaagatacttcgccttcggtgccaggcgtcgactgggtcctgctgaaggtcaccaaaagaaagtggacggaaccaaggtggaccgggccatacagggtcacggagaggacgtcacacgctgtccggctggatggCAAGGGAGACACTTGGTATCATTGA